From a single Pseudalkalibacillus hwajinpoensis genomic region:
- a CDS encoding DUF3231 family protein, with amino-acid sequence MKTIFKSMLGVIQSYTDDTPEYPMHVGEVMNCWTTFAIFKEAQVFYRIALNTTEDHQLKKITQEIFDGSKDQSKLKTFMIKEGVPLPSTSQEKPDSSPSTIPLGFKLTDDEIANGISLKLTAVNVLCASAISQSIRTDVGLMFIQFQIHILMFAAEIKTLMERRGWLKTPPYYLPPGTPSQKP; translated from the coding sequence ATGAAAACAATATTCAAATCAATGTTAGGTGTCATTCAATCTTATACAGATGATACACCAGAGTACCCTATGCATGTAGGTGAAGTAATGAACTGCTGGACAACCTTTGCAATTTTCAAAGAAGCTCAGGTGTTTTATCGAATCGCTTTGAACACGACTGAGGATCATCAGCTCAAGAAAATAACCCAGGAAATTTTCGATGGTTCTAAGGATCAGAGTAAATTAAAGACTTTTATGATTAAAGAAGGTGTACCACTACCTTCTACATCTCAAGAAAAACCAGATTCCAGTCCATCAACGATACCGCTTGGCTTTAAATTAACAGATGATGAAATTGCAAATGGTATTTCCCTGAAGCTGACTGCTGTTAATGTCTTATGCGCTAGTGCTATTTCCCAATCCATTAGGACTGACGTGGGCCTGATGTTTATCCAATTTCAAATACACATTTTAATGTTCGCTGCTGAAATTAAAACGTTAATGGAGCGAAGAGGTTGGCTTAAAACGCCTCCTTATTACTTACCACCAGGAACGCCATCACAAAAGCCGTAG
- a CDS encoding thermonuclease family protein, with product MKLHIPFFFLLFILLAACSSTSTDQMRKENTIPATVVRVVDGDTLKVTVENREETIRLLLVDTPETKHPSKPVQPFGPEASQFAKDKLQGKQIDIELDVSERDKYGRLLTYVWIGDSMFNEMLLEEGLARVAYIYQPNVKYVDQFESIQREAQKEAKGIWSIENYVQEEGFNESPTSPSPEKQPSDECEIKGNINSKGNKIYHLPEGAYYDITDAEKMFCSSGEAEDAGFRPSLR from the coding sequence TTGAAATTACATATTCCGTTCTTTTTTTTGTTATTTATTCTTTTAGCTGCATGTAGTTCCACTTCCACCGACCAGATGAGGAAGGAAAATACGATTCCAGCAACGGTTGTTCGAGTAGTTGATGGCGATACGCTAAAAGTCACTGTCGAAAATCGCGAGGAAACCATCAGACTCCTCCTTGTTGATACACCTGAAACAAAGCACCCTTCGAAACCCGTCCAGCCTTTCGGACCTGAAGCTTCACAGTTTGCTAAGGATAAATTACAAGGGAAGCAAATTGATATTGAACTGGATGTATCCGAGCGTGACAAATATGGTAGACTGCTTACTTACGTCTGGATCGGAGACAGCATGTTCAATGAAATGCTACTTGAAGAAGGACTTGCAAGGGTTGCTTATATTTATCAACCAAACGTGAAATATGTGGATCAGTTCGAGAGCATTCAACGCGAGGCGCAAAAAGAAGCAAAAGGAATTTGGAGTATTGAAAACTACGTACAGGAAGAAGGATTTAACGAATCACCTACCTCCCCTTCACCCGAGAAACAGCCATCTGACGAATGTGAAATTAAAGGGAATATTAACTCAAAAGGCAATAAAATTTATCACTTACCAGAAGGCGCCTACTATGACATAACGGATGCGGAGAAAATGTTTTGTTCAAGCGGCGAAGCAGAAGATGCTGGTTTTCGTCCATCTTTGAGATAA
- a CDS encoding hotdog fold thioesterase: protein MEFANTMLEALGIKAITLTPEKVVLEMPVGPSTHQPLGFLHGGASVALAESAASIGGTLNLNTENEAAFGMEINANHLRSKKDGIVRAIAEPIHIGKRTMVWEINIVDEEEQLICISRCTLAVKRY, encoded by the coding sequence ATGGAATTTGCGAACACCATGCTAGAAGCACTTGGAATTAAAGCCATTACACTAACACCTGAGAAGGTTGTTCTTGAAATGCCAGTAGGACCCAGCACACATCAACCACTTGGTTTTCTTCACGGCGGTGCGTCCGTTGCCCTTGCAGAATCAGCCGCAAGCATCGGCGGCACTCTGAATCTGAATACAGAAAACGAAGCAGCATTCGGAATGGAAATCAACGCCAACCACCTTCGCAGCAAAAAAGACGGCATCGTCCGTGCAATCGCCGAACCCATTCATATCGGAAAACGAACAATGGTATGGGAAATCAACATCGTCGACGAAGAAGAACAACTCATTTGCATCTCCAGATGTACCCTAGCAGTAAAGAGGTATTAA
- a CDS encoding 1,4-dihydroxy-2-naphthoate polyprenyltransferase has product MEESMKNSKEKLGKVSSPKPTWQVWWRLLRPHTLTASFVPVFLGTMLALQDHTLHLGLFLAMMVASILIQSATNMFNEYYDFKRGLDHAESVGIGGAIVRDGVSARTVLNLAYIFFGIAILLGVYISILTTWWIAVIGTICMAAGYYYTGGPYPIAYTPFGEIAAGLFMGLILVLLSFFIQTGHITFESILLSIPISILVGGILMANNIRDLEGDEEKGRQTLAIILGHDRSVTLLEWMFIVSYLWIVGLIITIDSSLWLLLIILSIPKAFKAIRLFEGKTKATQMMPAMQATAQTHTQFGLLMAIGLLLAYLI; this is encoded by the coding sequence ATGGAAGAGAGTATGAAGAACAGCAAAGAAAAGCTAGGTAAAGTCTCGTCTCCAAAACCAACATGGCAGGTGTGGTGGCGACTACTCAGGCCGCATACATTAACCGCTTCCTTCGTCCCTGTTTTCCTGGGCACTATGCTTGCCCTTCAAGATCATACATTACATTTAGGATTGTTCCTGGCCATGATGGTCGCTTCTATTCTTATACAATCTGCAACCAACATGTTTAATGAGTATTATGATTTTAAAAGGGGACTGGATCATGCTGAAAGTGTAGGAATTGGCGGAGCAATTGTGAGAGACGGCGTAAGTGCTAGAACAGTTCTAAATTTAGCTTATATATTCTTTGGAATTGCTATCCTGCTCGGCGTATACATTAGTATACTGACTACATGGTGGATCGCCGTAATCGGTACAATATGCATGGCAGCCGGTTACTATTATACTGGTGGACCTTATCCAATCGCATACACGCCATTTGGAGAAATAGCTGCAGGATTATTTATGGGATTAATTCTCGTATTGCTTTCATTTTTTATTCAGACCGGTCACATCACGTTTGAAAGCATCCTGTTGTCTATTCCTATTTCAATCCTTGTCGGTGGAATTCTAATGGCAAATAACATACGTGATCTTGAAGGTGATGAGGAAAAAGGACGACAAACGCTCGCCATAATTCTCGGACATGATAGATCTGTTACCTTACTCGAATGGATGTTCATTGTTTCTTACCTGTGGATTGTTGGACTGATCATCACCATTGACTCGTCACTATGGCTGTTATTAATTATATTAAGCATTCCAAAGGCTTTTAAAGCGATTAGATTGTTTGAAGGTAAAACAAAAGCAACCCAAATGATGCCTGCCATGCAGGCAACAGCACAAACACATACACAGTTCGGCCTCTTAATGGCAATTGGATTATTACTGGCCTACTTGATTTAG
- a CDS encoding isochorismate synthase, whose protein sequence is MSTIQHQELYSLLHQGVSKAEKRGTSVLVSQVLSIAAVDPLSFYAAGSSGYQNDRTFWSDPDNDTTIVGLGRMKQFEARSDRFRMIEQEWQEFLQTSVIDGAPARPGVGPVLLGGFSFDPSAPDNGSWDHFPEGGMILPELMITSAGNNAWLTINAIVNGEDDAEGLSEKLLNKHHLILTDLNDEPYLKGEDFSIEEIRPNDWKETVQSAAASIREGKLEKVVLAREIKLQSSNSFSSSRTLKRLKKQQSDSYLFAFEYGNQCFLGASPERLVKRDGQQVYSTCLAGSIQRGETAEEDGELGNILLHDKKNRIEHDLVVQMIRTAMEEECEFVQVPSVPELLKTPDIQHLYTPVVARAGKGTSLLRMVERLHPTPALGGFPQEEAVEEIRRIENLDRGWYAGPVGWMDFQGNGEFAVAIRSGLLNGNQATLYAGCGIVGDSDPQSEYEETKMKFKPMLTALGGNQYD, encoded by the coding sequence GTGTCTACAATACAACATCAAGAACTATATAGCCTGCTTCATCAAGGTGTAAGCAAGGCAGAAAAGCGGGGAACGTCCGTGCTTGTTAGTCAGGTGCTATCAATAGCTGCTGTCGATCCCCTCTCCTTTTATGCAGCTGGTTCGTCAGGGTATCAGAATGATCGCACCTTCTGGTCTGATCCGGATAATGATACAACCATAGTTGGTCTTGGACGAATGAAGCAATTTGAGGCACGTTCAGACCGATTTCGGATGATCGAGCAGGAATGGCAAGAATTCCTTCAAACCTCTGTTATTGATGGTGCTCCTGCTAGACCAGGTGTAGGACCTGTATTATTAGGGGGATTCTCATTTGACCCCTCTGCACCAGATAACGGAAGTTGGGATCACTTTCCTGAGGGAGGAATGATCCTTCCTGAATTAATGATAACGTCTGCAGGAAATAATGCCTGGCTTACGATTAATGCGATTGTAAATGGAGAAGATGATGCAGAGGGTTTATCCGAAAAGTTACTTAATAAGCACCATCTCATATTAACAGATTTAAACGATGAGCCATATTTAAAAGGTGAGGACTTTTCTATAGAAGAAATACGACCGAATGATTGGAAAGAAACAGTGCAAAGTGCTGCAGCTAGTATTAGAGAAGGCAAACTTGAAAAAGTTGTCCTTGCTCGTGAAATTAAGCTACAGTCTTCCAACTCCTTTTCCTCATCACGTACGTTAAAAAGACTCAAAAAACAACAAAGTGATAGCTATTTATTCGCTTTTGAGTACGGAAATCAATGCTTTTTGGGAGCCTCTCCTGAACGATTGGTAAAACGAGATGGCCAACAGGTTTATTCAACGTGTCTTGCTGGTTCAATTCAAAGAGGGGAAACTGCTGAAGAAGATGGTGAGCTTGGTAACATTCTTTTACATGACAAGAAGAATCGGATCGAACATGACCTTGTGGTTCAAATGATTCGTACCGCTATGGAAGAAGAATGCGAATTTGTACAGGTTCCTTCAGTACCAGAGTTGTTGAAAACGCCGGATATTCAACATTTATATACGCCGGTTGTCGCAAGAGCTGGAAAGGGAACAAGTCTCCTTCGCATGGTGGAGAGGCTTCATCCTACACCGGCTCTGGGTGGCTTTCCGCAAGAAGAAGCCGTTGAGGAAATTAGACGGATTGAAAATCTTGATCGCGGCTGGTATGCAGGACCTGTTGGTTGGATGGATTTTCAAGGAAATGGCGAATTTGCTGTTGCCATTCGTTCTGGATTACTTAACGGGAATCAAGCTACGTTATATGCAGGCTGTGGAATCGTTGGAGACTCGGATCCTCAGAGTGAATACGAAGAAACAAAGATGAAGTTTAAACCTATGCTTACAGCACTTGGGGGAAATCAATATGACTGA
- the menD gene encoding 2-succinyl-5-enolpyruvyl-6-hydroxy-3-cyclohexene-1-carboxylic-acid synthase, with protein sequence MTDQEILSNYVGAFVDELFRSGVKHVVISPGSRSTPLAMIMAEHPSLKVWVHVDERSAGFFALGIAKARREPVALLCSSGTAGANYYPAVIEAAQSRVPLIVLTADRPHELRDNGAPQAINQLKLFGDFPKWFMEMAVPDSSPDLIRYIRTTASRAASVSAMAPAGPVHLNFPFRDPLIPDLSYSGLFSDGRVNNEPWVSVPEHTTMLNEEAITYYANLVESKKGVIVVGPQENPELADFIFKLADALQFPVLADPLSKCRIPGEPLLISSYDALLRGEVASELHPDVILRFGAMPVSKAYMLFIKDLTDAVQVVVDENGFRDPTLMSSDMPSVTPIRFAKSLLSVIERNTSNGRWIEKWQALNAKAIGLLSSYEEEELFEGSVFRELSKLMQADQLLFVGNSMPIRDLENFLLPENNSPEVMGNRGANGIDGIVSTALGASVSYSSSVLVIGDLSFYHDMNGLLLAKLYDLNMTIIVVNNDGGGIFSFLPQRQYDKHFEQLFGTPLGLDYEHTANLYGASFDRVSNWGEFRSAFQGSTAQRGLSIIEVPTDRQVNIMLHKKVFASINEATSRVSKELSHEDFDR encoded by the coding sequence ATGACTGATCAAGAAATACTGTCGAACTACGTTGGGGCGTTTGTAGATGAATTGTTTCGATCAGGTGTGAAACACGTTGTCATCAGCCCGGGATCACGCTCAACCCCTCTTGCAATGATCATGGCAGAGCACCCTTCCTTAAAGGTGTGGGTTCACGTCGATGAACGTTCAGCAGGCTTCTTCGCGCTTGGGATAGCCAAAGCAAGAAGAGAGCCTGTTGCTCTTTTGTGTTCATCTGGGACAGCAGGTGCGAATTATTATCCTGCAGTTATTGAAGCAGCTCAATCGCGAGTTCCTCTCATTGTTTTAACCGCGGATCGCCCCCATGAGTTAAGAGATAACGGCGCACCGCAGGCGATAAATCAACTTAAGTTATTCGGAGACTTCCCAAAGTGGTTTATGGAAATGGCAGTGCCGGATTCGTCTCCAGATTTAATTCGCTACATAAGAACGACGGCTTCAAGAGCTGCTAGTGTTTCGGCAATGGCTCCTGCAGGTCCGGTTCATTTGAATTTTCCATTCAGAGACCCACTTATACCGGATCTTTCCTATTCAGGACTTTTCTCTGATGGTAGAGTGAACAACGAGCCCTGGGTGAGTGTTCCAGAACACACAACCATGCTGAATGAGGAAGCGATCACTTACTATGCAAACCTGGTAGAGAGTAAAAAAGGAGTGATCGTAGTTGGACCACAGGAAAATCCTGAATTAGCAGATTTTATCTTTAAGCTTGCGGACGCTCTTCAGTTCCCGGTGCTTGCTGATCCCCTTTCGAAATGTCGGATTCCGGGTGAGCCTTTATTAATTAGTAGTTACGATGCACTTCTCAGAGGGGAGGTAGCGTCTGAGCTTCATCCTGACGTTATTCTTCGATTTGGAGCAATGCCTGTTTCTAAAGCATATATGCTGTTTATTAAAGACCTAACTGATGCTGTACAGGTCGTTGTGGATGAGAACGGCTTCCGTGATCCGACGCTAATGAGCTCCGACATGCCATCAGTCACACCAATTCGCTTTGCTAAGAGTCTTCTAAGTGTCATTGAAAGAAATACCAGCAACGGAAGATGGATAGAAAAATGGCAGGCGTTAAATGCTAAAGCAATAGGGTTATTATCCTCATATGAGGAAGAGGAATTGTTTGAAGGAAGCGTGTTTAGAGAGCTTAGTAAATTAATGCAGGCTGATCAGTTGCTTTTTGTTGGCAATAGCATGCCAATCAGAGATCTTGAGAATTTCCTTTTACCTGAGAATAATTCTCCGGAAGTTATGGGGAATCGTGGAGCTAACGGGATTGATGGTATTGTGTCAACTGCACTCGGAGCGAGTGTTTCGTATTCATCTTCTGTTCTTGTGATTGGAGATTTATCGTTCTATCACGATATGAATGGACTTCTTCTTGCGAAGCTCTATGACTTAAATATGACAATTATTGTTGTTAACAATGATGGAGGAGGTATTTTCTCCTTCCTCCCACAAAGGCAGTATGATAAGCATTTTGAACAGCTCTTCGGAACACCTCTGGGTCTGGATTATGAACATACGGCTAACCTTTATGGAGCAAGCTTTGATCGGGTTTCGAATTGGGGAGAATTCAGATCAGCGTTTCAGGGTAGCACAGCACAGAGAGGTCTTAGCATTATAGAGGTGCCGACAGATCGACAAGTAAACATCATGCTGCATAAAAAGGTGTTTGCCAGTATTAACGAGGCAACCTCACGCGTGAGCAAGGAGCTTTCACATGAAGATTTCGATCGATAA
- the menH gene encoding 2-succinyl-6-hydroxy-2,4-cyclohexadiene-1-carboxylate synthase, translating into MKISIDNLNFHIIDEGKGETIVLLHGFTGNALTWESFINKWSSSYRIIAIDLIGHGESSKPADASLYTMEAMSRFLKEILDICRLDHVHLLGYSMGGRLALSFAMQYPSYVKTLLLESSSPGLRTVEEREERIRKDYALARKILDEGMLEFVSYWETIPLFSSQQHLSEALKSELREQRITNSEVGLANSLIGMGTGAQPSYWESLHELGIPVLLLTGEYDNKFISIAKRMASAIPRADIVQINDAGHTIHVEQTQIFDKMVVAFLEKHV; encoded by the coding sequence ATGAAGATTTCGATCGATAATCTTAACTTTCATATAATCGATGAGGGAAAAGGAGAAACAATTGTTCTTCTCCACGGTTTTACAGGGAATGCGTTAACCTGGGAGTCTTTTATTAACAAATGGTCTTCTTCCTATCGAATCATTGCTATTGATCTAATCGGACATGGAGAAAGCAGTAAACCGGCCGATGCTTCGTTATATACAATGGAAGCGATGAGTCGCTTTCTAAAAGAAATTCTTGATATATGTCGGCTTGACCATGTTCATCTTCTTGGTTACTCAATGGGAGGTAGGCTCGCCCTGTCGTTTGCTATGCAATATCCCTCCTACGTGAAAACGCTTCTTCTTGAAAGCAGTTCTCCAGGTCTTCGGACAGTGGAGGAACGAGAAGAACGAATTCGTAAAGATTATGCCCTGGCAAGAAAAATACTGGATGAGGGTATGCTTGAATTTGTGTCGTACTGGGAGACGATTCCATTGTTTTCTTCCCAGCAGCATCTATCTGAGGCTCTGAAGAGTGAGTTGAGAGAACAGCGGATAACAAATAGCGAGGTAGGACTTGCAAATAGTTTAATCGGGATGGGGACTGGTGCTCAACCATCCTACTGGGAGTCCTTACATGAGTTAGGAATTCCTGTTCTATTGCTCACGGGAGAGTATGATAATAAATTTATTTCGATTGCGAAAAGGATGGCATCAGCTATTCCTCGAGCGGATATTGTGCAAATTAATGACGCAGGGCATACAATACATGTAGAACAAACGCAAATCTTTGATAAAATGGTAGTAGCTTTTCTTGAAAAGCATGTATAA
- the menB gene encoding 1,4-dihydroxy-2-naphthoyl-CoA synthase: MIEWKTEREFEDILYETYDGIAKITINRPEVRNAFRPKTVNELITAFAFARDDSDIGVIVLAGAGDKAFCSGGDQSVRGHGGYVGDDEIPRLNVLDLQRLIRVIPKPVVAMVSGYAIGGGHVLHVVCDLTIAADNAIFGQTGPKVGSFDAGYGAGYLARIVGHKKAREIWYLCRQYNAQEALDMGLVNTVVPLDQLEAETVQWAQEMLDKSPTALRFLKASLNADTDGLAGLQQMGGDATLLYYTTDEAKEGRDSFKEKRKPDFKQFPRFP; the protein is encoded by the coding sequence ATGATTGAATGGAAAACTGAAAGAGAATTTGAAGACATTCTTTATGAAACGTATGATGGAATTGCGAAAATCACGATCAACCGTCCCGAAGTTCGCAATGCATTCCGACCAAAGACAGTTAATGAATTGATTACTGCATTTGCTTTTGCGAGAGATGACTCAGATATTGGGGTTATTGTTCTGGCGGGAGCAGGAGACAAAGCCTTCTGTTCAGGCGGAGACCAGAGTGTGCGCGGTCACGGTGGATACGTAGGTGATGATGAAATCCCACGCTTGAACGTTCTTGACCTTCAGCGTTTGATTCGTGTGATCCCTAAGCCGGTTGTCGCAATGGTATCAGGTTATGCTATTGGTGGTGGCCATGTTCTTCACGTTGTTTGTGATTTAACAATCGCAGCTGACAACGCTATTTTTGGACAAACAGGTCCTAAAGTAGGAAGCTTTGATGCAGGTTATGGTGCTGGTTATCTCGCTCGTATCGTCGGCCATAAGAAAGCCCGTGAAATCTGGTACCTCTGCCGTCAATACAATGCACAGGAAGCACTTGATATGGGACTTGTTAACACCGTTGTGCCACTTGATCAGCTTGAAGCTGAAACAGTTCAGTGGGCTCAAGAAATGCTTGATAAATCACCAACAGCTCTCCGTTTCTTAAAAGCATCTCTTAACGCAGATACAGACGGCCTTGCTGGTCTTCAGCAAATGGGCGGAGACGCTACCCTTCTTTATTACACAACTGATGAAGCGAAAGAAGGACGCGATTCATTTAAAGAAAAACGCAAGCCTGACTTTAAACAGTTCCCGCGTTTTCCTTAA